In the genome of Diachasmimorpha longicaudata isolate KC_UGA_2023 chromosome 19, iyDiaLong2, whole genome shotgun sequence, one region contains:
- the LOC135171310 gene encoding protein Wnt-10a, whose amino-acid sequence MPPSRTFVPKKSRISFNRLATAVLLLVVFVERRRASSLMSNSVDDWVSGSAVICNGIPGLTKEQRDLCYVSPDVTVAALKGLQMAIGECQHQFTWHRWNCSSLTASSRTQKSSVLLQRGYRETAFAYAISSAGVAHSVARACSMGRLISCGCDPSSYTGRTPAKARGTHWKWGGCSHNLEYGMEFSRQFLDSREKAGDIQSTVNLHNNQAGRLALANNMQIRCKCHGMSGSCELKTCWKVAPDFRQVGKTLKERFRGAILVAQSNLGSVTPLTRIRGSRRRRPDRRGQKKFRPGRDNNSGSKKKKSQGLVKQLFYYQKSPNFCERDPYQDIPGTAGRRCNRTSPGGDGCASLCCGRGYNVVRQRRIERCRCKFHWCCVVQCQNCTVEEWITVCK is encoded by the exons ATGCCTCCGAGTCGTACGTTTGtcccgaaaaaatcgaggatCAGCTTCAATCGATTGGCAACTGCCGTTCTGCTGCTCGTGGTTTTTGTCGAACGAAGACG TGCATCAAGCCTGATGAGTAATTCAGTGGACGATTGGGTGAGTGGTAGTGCAGTTATATGCAATGGTATACCAGGTCTTACCAAAGAACAGAGGGATTTGTGTTACGTTAGTCCAGACGTTACAGTTGCTGCACTCAAGGGCCTACAAATGGCTATTGGTGAGTGTCAGCATCAGTTTACCTGGCACAGATGGAATTGTTCATCCCTCACTGCCAGCAGTAGAACACAGAAAAGTAGTGTTTTGCTACAACGAG GATACAGAGAGACGGCATTTGCTTATGCAATATCATCAGCTGGTGTTGCCCATTCGGTGGCAAGAGCTTGCAGTATGGGACGTCTCATATCCTGCGGTTGTGATCCATCAAGTTATACGGGAAGAACACCAGCTAAAGCACGTGGTACACATTGGAAATGGGGTGGTTGCTCTCACAATCTCGAATatggaatggaattttccCGACAATTTTTGGATTCACGGGAGAAAGCCGGCGATATACAGTCCACCGTTAATCTCCACAATAATCAAGCTGGACGTttg GCACTAGCAAATAATATGCAAATTCGTTGCAAATGTCATGGAATGTCCGGCTCATGTGAATTAAAAACTTGTTGGAAAGTTGCACCCGATTTTCGACAAGTTGGAAAAACCCTGAAGGAACGATTTCGGGGTGCTATACTCGTTGCCCAAAGTAATCTAGGAAGTGTAACACCATTAACAAGGATACGTGGATCACGACGACGACGTCCTGATCGCCGGGGACAGAAAAAATTTCGTCCTGGGCGTGATAACAACAGTGGtagtaaaaagaaaaaaagtcaGGGTTTAGTTAAACAACTTTTCTACTATCAGAAATCACCAAATTTTTGCGAGAGGGATCCTTATCAGGATATACCTGGTACAGCTGGACGCAGGTGCAACAGAACAAGTCCAGGGGGTGATGGATGTGCATCATTGTGCTGTGGACGTGGTTACAATGTCGTTAGACAGAGGAGAATTGAGAGATGCAGATGCAAATTTCACTGGTGTTGCGTTGTACAGTGTCAAAATTGCACAGTCGAAGAATGGATAACTGTATGcaagtga